DNA sequence from the Armatimonadota bacterium genome:
CCCAAAGATAGGCCGCATTGGGGTTTGCCCCAGCGTCTAATAGCATTCGTGCGATGCGGCGGAAGCGGGGCTTGAGAGCTTCGTCGTGCTTAAAGAACCAAGAGAAGCAGGCGTACAACAACGGCTCTCGGTTGGCCGCGCCGCCTTTGCTCATAGCCAGGGCCGGGTCATCCTTCAAAAATCTCTCGACCGCTTCCGCCTCTCCCATCAAGGCCGCCAGATAGATCGAACTGGTCGGTAGATCGGGATGGTCGGTCAATATCCGCTGAATAGCGACCGGGCGGTTGCGATAGAACGAATCGATCAGCGCGAGGTCGCACAGTTTGGCGGCGGCCTCTTCACGGGTCAGGCGGCCTAGCTCGATCTGGGCCTTCAGCGCGGGCCAGCTTTCGGTGCCGTTCTCTCGGGCGATGACCAGCTGTGCCAGATGGAGCTTAGGGTCTCGATCGGTAAGGTCGTAGGGCGCGATGCGTTCGAGCGCTTCAGGGCTTCCCGCGCGCCAGGCTTTTAGCAGCTCTTTAGCCTGCTTTCGAAGTTGTTGCAAATGAGCCATGTTCGCCTCCAATTGGCAGTTTGCCCGCGGTCCGCATGTCGGGCGCCAATCAGGCGATTTGGCTCAATACGATATTGTGGGCGGGCGCAGCCCTTTCCGCGGACCCGGTTGCGCCCCACAAGGCGCGTCCAGATTATAGCCCATCAATGGTCGTCTTTGTCGCCATACAGCGTCTGGATGTAAGAAATTTGGCCCAAGTGGTAGTTAAAGTTCCACCGCGGATAATCCATCATCTCTTCCATCTTAAAGTCGCGTCCGCCGTCGTAAGGCAGCCACTTGGTTTCGGCAAGGCGCTCGTCGGGCATTGTGCGAAAGAGGTCGAAGAGGGTCGCCAGTCGGCGGTTGCACTCGGCTTCGCAGGCTTCGACGCTGTTAAGGCCCTCGGGCGGAGCAGCGGTCTCTTGTCCTTGGATGATGTCGTAGGCCCATTGAGGGCAGATCGCCAGTTCGCGGCACTGATCCAGCACGGAACGACCGTTCTCTAACGGCTTCCAGTCCAGCTTATCGGGCGGAACGACTTTGGCGGCCTTGAACGCATCGTTCGCAGCCTGCTGCGTTACTTCGATCATGTAATCTTGAAGCCTCATGGTTTCTCCTCCAATGGTTGCAAATAGGTGAGCAGGCACTTCCACTCCCCGTCTTGCAGCACAAAGAGATCGGTCGAGCGCTCTACTTGCTCGAACTGTTTGCCCTGGTACTGGCCGGCGGTGGAGATTTCGGCGATCACCAGACCGCTCTGCCCTGTTGCGACGGTTTTGGAATCGCGGATGTCCATTTTGCTGTGCGAGAGTTCGCCGGAGCGCAACAGGTATAGAAAGGTCTGCTTGGTCAAGACGTTGCAATCCGAGCCGGTCAGCATCCAGTCGTCGTGCATGTAGCGCGCGATGCCGTCCAGGTCGTTTGCGGCCAGTGAAGCGCACCAGTCGCGCTCTGCTTGGATCAGAGCGTTGGACAACTCATCCTGCATAGATGAAGAGTACCCTGCGCACGCCTTATGAGCCTCTACCCGGAGAGATTCGCACCTAAAATTGTGCTACAGACCGAAAAAATCCCGTTCCCGCGGGAACGCCAGGCGGAACGCCAGGCTCCCGCCCG
Encoded proteins:
- a CDS encoding nuclear transport factor 2 family protein, which translates into the protein MQDELSNALIQAERDWCASLAANDLDGIARYMHDDWMLTGSDCNVLTKQTFLYLLRSGELSHSKMDIRDSKTVATGQSGLVIAEISTAGQYQGKQFEQVERSTDLFVLQDGEWKCLLTYLQPLEEKP